One window from the genome of Pseudomonas frederiksbergensis encodes:
- the phnE gene encoding phosphonate ABC transporter, permease protein PhnE: MNRLLNALLLLCIGAAVVASFVYLGIDLGALGEHSNLKQMAAYAQRFLTPDLSPAYLKAIGHGALETIAMSALGTLLAAVLGLALALPAAGRLGWPLQSASRLLLNALRAVPELVWAALMVLAAGLGPNAGTLALALHTVGVLGRLFAEALENTPSQPADAIRLQGGSALLAFCYGTLPNLMPQLLAYTLYRWENNIRMASVLGFVGAGGLGQMLYVSLSLFQEAQGSTVILAMLLLVFTVDTLSSWSRQRWVKA, from the coding sequence ATGAATCGCCTGCTCAACGCTTTGTTGCTGCTGTGCATCGGTGCAGCGGTGGTGGCCTCGTTCGTCTATCTGGGTATCGACCTGGGCGCGCTCGGCGAGCACTCGAACCTCAAGCAGATGGCCGCTTATGCCCAGCGCTTCCTGACACCTGACCTGAGCCCGGCCTACCTGAAAGCGATCGGCCATGGCGCGCTGGAAACCATCGCCATGTCCGCCCTAGGCACCCTGCTCGCGGCAGTGTTGGGCTTGGCCTTGGCGCTACCTGCCGCCGGGCGCCTTGGCTGGCCGTTGCAGAGCGCATCGCGCCTGTTGTTGAACGCCCTGCGCGCGGTTCCGGAGCTGGTTTGGGCCGCGCTGATGGTGCTTGCCGCCGGGCTTGGCCCCAACGCCGGTACACTGGCGCTGGCCCTGCACACCGTTGGCGTACTCGGCCGGCTATTTGCCGAAGCCTTGGAAAACACCCCGTCGCAACCCGCCGACGCCATCCGCCTCCAGGGCGGCAGCGCCCTCTTGGCCTTCTGCTACGGCACGTTGCCCAACCTGATGCCGCAACTGTTGGCCTACACCTTATACCGCTGGGAAAATAATATCCGCATGGCCAGCGTCCTGGGTTTCGTCGGCGCCGGCGGCCTGGGCCAGATGCTTTACGTCAGCCTCAGCCTGTTCCAGGAGGCCCAAGGCAGCACGGTGATCCTGGCGATGCTGCTGCTGGTCTTCACCGTCGATACGTTGAGCAGTTGGAGTCGTCAGCGCTGGGTCAAGGCTTGA
- a CDS encoding OprD family porin produces MPRFIDTRCSRSPLGPLLGLGLIGAPIAHADFIGDSKASLEARNFYFNRDFRQEGARDKAEEWAQGFLLRMESGYTAGTLGFGLDALAMAGFKLDSGGGTAGTNLLPADRSGGSQDRYGEIGLTAKMRLSNSTLKAGTLQIKDPVVNSNDTRLLPGTFKGGLLNVQEIDRLKLTAGQLAQINFVDSTDYQDMTANRIGGTSDKFQFAGADYQFLPNLTAQYRYGKLEDIYQQNYLGFIHTLDLGNGQSLKSDVRYSRSTEDGSFRAIDNQAFGALFTYSLAGHAFGLGYQRMSGDDPFPYISRSDPYLVNFVQIGDFANVDERSWQARYDYNFAAVGVPGLTFMTRYIRGDNVQRSAPGEGQEWERNTDIAYVVQDGTLKGLGLKWRNATVRSNFGNDLDENRLIVSYTMALW; encoded by the coding sequence ATGCCCCGTTTCATCGACACCCGTTGCAGCCGATCACCCCTCGGTCCATTGCTCGGCCTGGGCCTGATCGGCGCACCGATCGCCCACGCCGATTTCATTGGCGACAGCAAGGCCAGCCTGGAAGCCCGCAACTTTTATTTCAACCGCGATTTCAGGCAAGAGGGCGCTCGGGACAAAGCCGAGGAGTGGGCACAAGGGTTCCTGTTGCGCATGGAGTCGGGGTACACGGCCGGCACCTTGGGTTTTGGCCTGGACGCCTTGGCCATGGCCGGTTTCAAACTGGACTCGGGCGGTGGCACCGCCGGCACCAATCTTTTGCCAGCGGACCGGTCCGGCGGCTCCCAGGATCGCTACGGCGAAATCGGCCTGACGGCGAAGATGCGCTTGTCCAACAGCACGTTGAAAGCCGGTACGCTGCAAATCAAGGACCCGGTGGTCAATTCGAACGACACGCGCCTGCTGCCGGGCACCTTCAAGGGCGGGCTATTGAATGTGCAGGAAATCGATCGTCTGAAGCTCACCGCCGGGCAGCTTGCCCAGATCAATTTTGTCGATTCCACGGACTACCAGGACATGACCGCCAATCGCATCGGCGGCACCAGCGACAAGTTCCAGTTCGCCGGGGCGGACTACCAGTTCCTGCCCAACCTCACGGCGCAATACCGCTACGGCAAGCTTGAGGATATCTACCAGCAGAACTACCTCGGCTTCATCCATACCCTGGACCTGGGCAACGGCCAGTCATTGAAAAGTGACGTGCGCTATTCGCGAAGCACCGAGGACGGCAGTTTCCGTGCGATCGACAACCAGGCATTCGGCGCGCTGTTCACCTATAGCCTCGCCGGCCACGCGTTCGGCCTGGGCTATCAGCGCATGAGCGGTGACGATCCGTTTCCCTACATCTCACGCAGCGATCCGTACCTGGTCAACTTCGTGCAGATCGGCGATTTCGCTAACGTCGACGAACGCTCGTGGCAAGCCCGCTACGACTACAACTTCGCCGCAGTCGGTGTGCCGGGCCTGACCTTCATGACCCGCTACATCCGCGGCGACAACGTGCAACGCAGCGCGCCAGGGGAAGGCCAGGAATGGGAGCGCAACACCGACATTGCCTACGTGGTGCAGGACGGCACCTTGAAGGGGCTGGGCTTGAAGTGGCGCAACGCAACGGTGCGTTCGAATTTCGGCAATGACCTGGATGAAAACCGGCTGATCGTCAGCTATACGATGGCGTTGTGGTGA
- a CDS encoding LysR family transcriptional regulator, with translation MNLKFLETFVWVARLQSFSLTAEKMFSTQAAISSRIASLEDELGLRLFVRDSRGVSLTPEGIKVLEYAEQMLEVQRALKQSLDKSTPQQGLVRIGVMDTVIHTWLSPLMSMLMQAFPAVEIEITADAARNLCDQLQKGYLDIAFQTDLVRHESVRNLELGHYPMHWIAASQSIYARPYASLTEMASERIITFVKQSRPHQDVLNLLYAHGVGTPRVSCVNSVSAMTRLIRDGFGIGALPAALVAKPLARGELIQLEPGAPLPQLDVVASWRAGVGLELIESIVQMSRQVVCQYATDVGPLRMVAAPGLLKGE, from the coding sequence ATGAACCTCAAGTTTCTCGAAACCTTCGTCTGGGTTGCTCGCCTGCAAAGCTTCAGCCTGACCGCCGAAAAGATGTTCAGCACCCAGGCAGCGATTTCCAGTCGGATCGCGTCACTGGAAGACGAGCTGGGCCTGCGCCTGTTCGTGCGTGATTCGCGGGGCGTGTCATTGACGCCGGAAGGCATCAAGGTGCTTGAGTACGCGGAGCAGATGCTCGAAGTCCAGCGCGCCCTGAAGCAGTCGTTGGACAAAAGCACCCCGCAGCAGGGCCTGGTGCGCATCGGCGTGATGGACACGGTGATCCACACCTGGCTCAGCCCATTGATGTCGATGCTGATGCAGGCATTCCCCGCCGTGGAGATCGAAATCACCGCCGACGCGGCGCGCAACCTCTGCGATCAACTGCAAAAAGGTTACCTGGACATCGCCTTCCAGACCGATCTGGTCCGCCATGAAAGCGTACGCAATCTGGAACTGGGCCACTACCCGATGCACTGGATCGCCGCCAGCCAATCGATTTACGCCCGGCCCTATGCCTCGCTGACGGAAATGGCGAGCGAACGCATCATCACTTTCGTCAAGCAATCGCGCCCGCACCAGGACGTGCTCAACCTGCTGTATGCCCATGGCGTCGGTACACCACGGGTCAGTTGCGTCAATTCGGTATCGGCCATGACCCGACTGATACGCGACGGTTTCGGCATCGGCGCGTTGCCGGCGGCGCTGGTGGCCAAGCCGCTGGCCCGTGGCGAGTTGATTCAGCTGGAACCCGGTGCGCCTCTGCCCCAGCTCGATGTCGTTGCATCGTGGCGCGCGGGCGTGGGGCTGGAATTGATCGAGAGCATCGTGCAGATGAGCCGACAGGTGGTTTGCCAATACGCCACGGACGTCGGGCCGCTGCGCATGGTGGCGGCGCCGGGGTTATTGAAGGGCGAATAA
- a CDS encoding putative hydro-lyase, whose product MNSSALTFEQLQQCSPQALRQNIAAGRYHGHTSGLGQGRVQANIVILPGDWADEFLRYCTLNRQACPLLDVTEPGDPFLRNLGAPIDIRHEVPRYRIFDHGELNEEPTDIEHFWRDDLVTFALGCSFSFEQPLLEAGIRLRHIDLGRNVAMFRTNIDTRPTARLSGKMVVTMRPMKAAAAIQAIQITGRMPNVHGAPVHIGDPALIGIRSLDAPDYGDAVPVQSDEIPVFWACGVTPQSVVQASRPPLCITHAPGCMLVTDLWNSAL is encoded by the coding sequence ATGAACTCATCAGCCCTGACATTCGAACAGCTGCAGCAATGTTCGCCGCAGGCCTTGCGCCAGAACATTGCGGCCGGTCGATACCACGGCCACACCAGCGGCCTGGGCCAGGGTCGGGTGCAAGCCAACATCGTCATCTTGCCAGGAGATTGGGCCGACGAATTCCTGCGCTACTGCACACTCAACCGCCAAGCTTGTCCGCTGCTGGACGTGACAGAACCGGGCGATCCTTTCCTGCGCAACCTGGGCGCTCCCATCGATATCCGCCACGAGGTGCCGCGCTACCGGATCTTCGACCACGGCGAGTTGAACGAAGAACCCACAGACATCGAACACTTTTGGCGCGATGATCTGGTGACGTTCGCCCTCGGCTGCTCTTTTTCTTTCGAGCAACCGTTGCTTGAGGCCGGCATACGCTTGAGGCACATCGACCTGGGTCGCAACGTCGCCATGTTCCGCACCAACATCGACACACGCCCCACCGCGCGACTGTCTGGCAAAATGGTCGTGACCATGCGCCCGATGAAGGCCGCAGCGGCGATCCAGGCGATCCAGATCACCGGGCGCATGCCCAACGTCCACGGCGCCCCGGTGCACATCGGTGACCCGGCACTGATCGGTATTCGCTCGCTGGACGCGCCGGACTACGGCGATGCAGTACCGGTCCAAAGCGATGAAATACCGGTGTTCTGGGCCTGTGGCGTAACGCCGCAATCGGTGGTCCAGGCTTCGCGTCCGCCGCTGTGCATCACCCACGCGCCGGGCTGCATGCTGGTAACGGACCTCTGGAACAGCGCACTGTGA
- a CDS encoding nuclear transport factor 2 family protein, which translates to MSSPRRSIEQYIRAKDGNRPHLLAQAFTDDATLDMVVRTGSISFPDHVEGRGAIGDVLVSRFNQTFENVYTFCLDAPPEASTESSTEAFQCRWLVAMSDKHSGEVRVGCGRYDWRFSPQSWLAGGLTITIEHMSTLPATDLPAVMAWVSRLAYPWCSVEAAVDTVPDSSKLQDVIQYLSARWGRQV; encoded by the coding sequence ATGAGCAGCCCGCGACGATCCATCGAGCAGTACATCCGCGCCAAGGACGGCAATCGCCCTCACCTGCTGGCCCAGGCCTTTACCGATGACGCCACCCTGGACATGGTGGTCCGCACCGGGTCCATTTCGTTCCCGGATCACGTCGAAGGCCGTGGCGCCATCGGTGATGTGCTGGTCAGCCGGTTTAACCAGACCTTCGAAAACGTCTACACGTTTTGCCTGGACGCTCCTCCCGAGGCCAGCACCGAGTCCAGCACCGAGGCGTTCCAGTGCCGATGGTTGGTTGCCATGTCTGACAAGCACAGCGGTGAAGTCCGGGTGGGTTGCGGCCGGTATGACTGGCGGTTCAGCCCCCAGTCGTGGTTGGCCGGGGGACTCACCATAACTATCGAACACATGAGCACCTTGCCGGCAACCGACCTGCCGGCGGTCATGGCCTGGGTGTCGCGCTTGGCGTATCCATGGTGCAGCGTCGAGGCCGCCGTGGACACGGTGCCGGATTCAAGCAAGCTTCAAGACGTGATCCAATACCTGTCAGCCAGATGGGGCCGACAGGTTTGA
- a CDS encoding LysR family transcriptional regulator, whose amino-acid sequence MNIKFLETFVWVARLKSFRLTAEKLFTTQASISSRIAALEDEMGVRLFVRDPKGVSLTSEGQRVLEYAERIMDTMQSMKAVIKDPRQVRGRIRIGAMDTVIHTWLSPLVTRLMECYPALEIELSADTASNLCSQLEKGYQDIIFQTDILRLDSVRNTLLTRYPMHWVVRTGSAYDRDYASLDDLSQERIVTFSRNSRPHQDILNLLHSANIVSPRINCVNSASAITRLVRDGFGIGAMPAALVQGELTQGTLRLVDGVPLPSVMDIVASWRTGAGMERVEDIVSLTREVVDEFVAQLPAQYRLAADAGATGCQ is encoded by the coding sequence ATGAACATCAAGTTCCTGGAAACCTTTGTCTGGGTTGCCCGGCTGAAAAGCTTCCGGCTCACAGCGGAAAAGCTCTTCACCACCCAAGCGTCCATTTCCAGCCGGATCGCGGCCCTGGAAGATGAAATGGGCGTGCGCCTGTTCGTGCGCGACCCCAAAGGCGTGTCGCTGACATCCGAAGGCCAGCGGGTGCTCGAATATGCCGAGCGCATCATGGACACCATGCAGAGCATGAAGGCGGTGATCAAGGATCCGCGCCAAGTACGTGGGCGAATTCGCATCGGCGCGATGGACACGGTGATCCACACTTGGCTCAGCCCGTTGGTGACACGCCTGATGGAATGCTACCCGGCGCTGGAAATCGAATTGTCGGCCGACACCGCGAGCAACCTGTGCTCGCAGCTGGAAAAGGGTTATCAGGACATCATCTTCCAGACCGATATCCTGCGCCTTGACAGCGTGCGCAATACCCTCCTGACCCGTTATCCGATGCATTGGGTGGTGCGCACCGGCTCAGCCTATGACCGTGACTATGCTTCACTGGACGACCTGTCCCAGGAACGCATCGTGACCTTTTCGCGCAACTCCCGGCCGCACCAGGACATCCTCAACCTCCTGCACTCGGCCAATATCGTCTCGCCACGCATCAATTGCGTGAACTCGGCGTCGGCCATCACACGCCTGGTGCGCGACGGCTTCGGCATCGGCGCCATGCCCGCAGCGCTGGTCCAAGGCGAACTGACCCAGGGCACATTGAGGCTGGTGGACGGCGTGCCGCTGCCCTCGGTGATGGACATCGTCGCGAGCTGGCGCACCGGCGCCGGGATGGAACGGGTCGAGGATATCGTCAGCCTGACCCGGGAAGTGGTCGACGAGTTCGTCGCGCAATTACCCGCTCAGTACCGGTTGGCGGCGGATGCGGGCGCTACAGGCTGTCAGTGA
- a CDS encoding UDP-glucose dehydrogenase family protein, whose amino-acid sequence MKISVFGSGYVGLVQAVVLAEVGHDVVCMDIDEKKIEHLRQGQVSIFEPGLATLVREGLDAGRLRFTSDEQVAVKHGQVLFIAVGTPSREDGSADLRQVLAVGEAVARYGEQSLVVVEKSTVPVGTGDILRAHIDKCLLKAGRLLQFDIVSNPEFLKEGSAVADCRRPDRIVIGCEREEVRETMRDLYAPFNRNHDRILFMDVRSAELTKYAANGMLATKISFINQIAELAEHLGADIESVRQGIGADSRIGYHFIYPGCGYGGSCFPKDMRALIHTAEQAHCSSDLLQAVETINLRQKHKLFERIKAFYQGDLRGKTFALWGLAFKPNTDDMRDAPSRTLLEALWAAGASVRAFDPEAMQQTQLLYPNESKLMLMGTPESVLAGSDALIICTEWQSFKAPDFQLIRQRLKAPVIFDGRNLYDPDRMADKGFTYFPMGRGQSCSLPIAQQPWLRARIA is encoded by the coding sequence ATGAAGATCAGCGTGTTCGGCAGTGGTTACGTTGGGTTGGTGCAAGCCGTCGTGTTGGCCGAAGTCGGCCATGACGTGGTGTGCATGGACATCGATGAAAAAAAGATCGAGCACCTGCGTCAAGGCCAGGTCAGCATTTTCGAACCCGGCCTGGCGACGCTGGTGCGCGAGGGGCTCGATGCCGGGCGCTTGCGTTTTACCAGCGACGAGCAGGTTGCCGTCAAGCATGGACAGGTCCTGTTCATTGCCGTAGGTACGCCATCCAGGGAAGACGGCTCGGCAGATCTTCGCCAAGTCCTCGCCGTCGGTGAGGCCGTGGCACGCTACGGCGAGCAATCACTGGTGGTCGTGGAAAAATCCACCGTGCCGGTGGGCACGGGCGATATCTTGCGCGCGCACATCGACAAATGCCTGCTCAAGGCCGGCCGCCTGCTGCAGTTCGATATTGTCTCCAACCCGGAATTTCTGAAGGAAGGCTCCGCCGTAGCCGATTGCCGGCGTCCTGATCGCATCGTGATCGGCTGCGAGCGCGAAGAAGTGCGCGAAACCATGCGCGACCTGTACGCGCCATTCAACCGCAATCATGACCGGATCCTGTTCATGGATGTGCGCAGCGCCGAGCTGACCAAATACGCCGCCAACGGCATGCTGGCGACCAAGATCAGCTTCATCAACCAGATCGCCGAGCTGGCCGAACACCTCGGTGCCGACATCGAGTCGGTGCGCCAAGGCATCGGCGCCGATTCACGCATCGGCTATCACTTCATTTATCCGGGGTGCGGCTACGGCGGCTCGTGCTTTCCCAAGGACATGCGCGCCTTGATCCACACCGCAGAACAGGCGCATTGCTCCAGTGACCTGCTGCAAGCGGTGGAAACCATCAATCTGCGGCAGAAACACAAGCTGTTCGAACGCATCAAGGCGTTCTACCAGGGCGATTTGCGTGGCAAGACCTTTGCGCTGTGGGGCTTGGCCTTCAAGCCCAACACCGACGACATGCGCGACGCTCCGAGTCGCACGCTGCTGGAAGCGTTATGGGCGGCAGGGGCCAGCGTACGGGCGTTCGATCCCGAAGCCATGCAACAGACTCAGTTGCTCTACCCCAACGAGTCGAAACTGATGCTGATGGGCACGCCTGAGTCCGTGCTGGCAGGCTCGGATGCGTTGATCATCTGCACCGAATGGCAGTCGTTCAAGGCGCCTGATTTCCAATTGATCCGGCAGCGCCTGAAGGCGCCTGTGATTTTCGATGGCCGCAACCTATATGATCCGGACCGCATGGCGGACAAAGGCTTTACCTATTTCCCGATGGGCCGCGGCCAATCCTGCAGCTTGCCCATCGCGCAGCAACCTTGGTTGCGCGCCAGGATCGCCTGA
- a CDS encoding HPP family protein, which produces MFSRWFPAAINTRPTEWSRAAIGMALGTMFSVWLCGQVFGLEVAQHLIGPLGASAVLLFAVSSGALAQPWSIFGGYLCASVVALLVAHVLGRTLGSACLAAGMALVLMCWLRCLHPPAGALAATLVLADASIVALDWQAVGAAMLAGSGLLAFALAYNNLTRVRYPKRASEPVPVIPADHPPVDRQAITAADLKSALEEMEAFFDVTPEDLEQLIHASERHAKRRSITEVLSGRG; this is translated from the coding sequence ATGTTTTCACGCTGGTTCCCCGCTGCTATCAATACCCGTCCCACCGAATGGAGCCGTGCCGCGATTGGCATGGCCCTGGGAACAATGTTCAGTGTCTGGCTCTGTGGCCAAGTGTTCGGTCTTGAAGTGGCCCAGCATCTAATCGGCCCGCTTGGGGCCTCGGCAGTCTTGCTGTTCGCCGTGTCGTCGGGCGCCTTGGCCCAACCCTGGTCAATTTTCGGCGGATACCTGTGTGCGTCGGTCGTCGCGTTGCTGGTCGCCCATGTATTGGGCCGCACGCTGGGCAGCGCTTGCCTGGCGGCCGGCATGGCGCTGGTGTTGATGTGCTGGCTGCGTTGCCTGCATCCACCGGCCGGTGCCCTGGCGGCGACGCTGGTACTGGCGGATGCGTCAATTGTCGCCCTGGACTGGCAGGCGGTTGGCGCCGCAATGCTCGCCGGTTCCGGCCTGCTCGCCTTTGCGTTGGCGTACAACAACCTGACGCGCGTGCGCTATCCCAAGCGCGCCAGCGAGCCGGTCCCCGTCATTCCGGCGGACCACCCGCCCGTGGATCGCCAGGCCATTACCGCCGCCGACTTGAAATCGGCACTTGAGGAAATGGAAGCATTCTTCGACGTAACCCCTGAGGATCTCGAACAATTAATCCACGCCAGCGAGCGTCATGCCAAGCGCCGCAGCATCACGGAGGTGCTGTCGGGTCGCGGCTGA
- a CDS encoding enoyl-CoA hydratase/isomerase family protein — MTAQVSSQAAGSVETAPYEVLVDVRNHIGHLTLNRPAGLNALTLGMVRSLQQQLDAWAQDAQIRAVALRGAGGKAFCAGGDIRSLYDSHKQGDTLHEDFFVEEYALDLTIHHYRKPILALMDGFVLGGGMGLAQGADLRVVTERTRLGMPEVSIGYFPDVGGSYFLPRIPGELGIYLGVSGVHIRAADALYCGLADWYLDSHKLAQLDERLDRLEWRDTPLKDLQSLLAKMAVQQLPAPPLADLRPAIDHFFALPDVPSMVEQLRQVTVANSHEWALETADLLETRSPLAMAVTLEMLRRGRHLSLEDCFALELHLDRQWFERGDLIEGVRALLIDKDKSPRWNPPTLEALDAAAVASFFDGLDYHGN, encoded by the coding sequence ATGACAGCTCAGGTTTCATCCCAAGCTGCGGGCAGCGTCGAAACCGCGCCATACGAGGTGTTGGTCGACGTCCGCAACCATATTGGCCACTTGACCCTGAACCGCCCCGCCGGCCTCAATGCCCTCACCTTGGGCATGGTGCGCAGCTTGCAGCAGCAACTCGATGCCTGGGCGCAGGACGCGCAGATTCGTGCGGTGGCCCTGCGCGGTGCCGGGGGCAAGGCGTTCTGCGCCGGCGGTGATATCCGCTCGCTGTACGACAGCCACAAGCAGGGCGACACCCTGCATGAAGACTTCTTCGTCGAGGAATATGCCCTCGACTTGACTATCCACCACTACCGCAAGCCGATTCTGGCCCTGATGGACGGCTTCGTGCTCGGCGGTGGCATGGGCCTGGCGCAAGGCGCCGACCTGCGCGTGGTGACCGAACGCACCCGCCTGGGCATGCCCGAGGTGTCCATCGGTTATTTCCCGGACGTGGGCGGCAGTTATTTCCTCCCGCGCATTCCCGGCGAGCTGGGCATCTACCTGGGCGTGAGTGGCGTGCATATCCGCGCCGCGGACGCGTTGTACTGCGGGCTCGCCGATTGGTACCTCGATAGCCACAAGCTCGCCCAGCTCGATGAACGCCTCGATCGCCTGGAGTGGCGCGACACGCCTCTCAAGGATCTGCAAAGCCTGCTGGCGAAGATGGCGGTCCAACAACTCCCCGCCCCGCCCCTGGCCGATCTGCGCCCTGCCATCGATCATTTCTTCGCCCTGCCCGATGTGCCAAGCATGGTCGAGCAGTTGCGCCAGGTCACGGTTGCCAACAGCCATGAATGGGCATTGGAGACCGCCGACCTGCTGGAAACCCGCTCGCCTTTGGCCATGGCGGTGACCCTGGAGATGTTGCGCCGCGGTCGCCACCTGAGCCTGGAAGACTGCTTCGCCCTTGAACTGCACCTGGATCGCCAATGGTTCGAGCGCGGTGACCTGATCGAAGGCGTGCGCGCCTTGCTGATCGATAAAGACAAGAGCCCGCGCTGGAACCCGCCGACCCTGGAGGCGCTGGACGCCGCAGCCGTGGCGAGTTTCTTCGACGGCCTCGACTACCACGGGAACTGA
- a CDS encoding acyl-CoA dehydrogenase family protein, which produces MQDLELTEEQVMIRDMARDFARGEIAPHAQAWEKAGWIDDGLVAKMGELGLLGMVVPEEWGGTYVDYVAYALAVEEISAGDGATGALMSIHNSVGCGPVLNFGTDEQKQTWLADLASGQAIGCFCLTEPQAGSEAHNLRTRAELRDGQWVINGAKQFVSNGKRAKLAIVFAVTDPDLGKKGISAFLVPTDTQGFNVDRSEHKMGIRASDTCAVTLSNCTVPEANLLGARGKGLAIALSNLEGGRIGIAAQALGIARAAFEAALVYSRDRVQFDKPIIEHQSIANLLADMHTRLNAARLLILHAARLRSAGKPCLSEASQAKLFASEMAEKVCSSAIQIHGGYGYLEDYPVERYYRDARITQIYEGSSEIQRMVIARELKHYLV; this is translated from the coding sequence ATGCAAGACCTTGAGCTGACCGAAGAACAAGTGATGATCCGCGACATGGCCCGTGATTTCGCCCGCGGTGAAATCGCGCCCCACGCTCAAGCCTGGGAGAAAGCCGGCTGGATCGACGATGGCCTGGTAGCGAAGATGGGCGAATTGGGCCTGCTGGGCATGGTCGTTCCCGAAGAATGGGGCGGCACCTATGTCGATTACGTGGCCTACGCCCTTGCCGTGGAAGAAATCTCCGCGGGCGACGGTGCCACCGGCGCGTTGATGAGTATCCACAACTCGGTGGGCTGCGGGCCGGTGCTCAATTTCGGCACCGACGAACAGAAACAGACCTGGCTGGCGGACCTTGCCAGCGGCCAGGCGATTGGCTGCTTCTGCCTGACCGAACCCCAGGCCGGCTCCGAAGCGCACAATCTGCGCACCCGCGCCGAACTGCGGGACGGCCAGTGGGTGATCAACGGCGCCAAGCAGTTCGTCAGCAATGGCAAACGGGCGAAACTGGCGATTGTCTTCGCCGTCACCGACCCGGACCTCGGCAAGAAAGGCATCTCGGCTTTCCTGGTGCCGACGGACACCCAAGGTTTCAACGTCGATCGCTCCGAACACAAAATGGGCATTCGCGCCTCGGACACCTGTGCAGTGACATTGAGCAACTGCACCGTCCCCGAGGCCAATCTGTTGGGCGCCAGGGGCAAAGGCCTGGCCATCGCCCTCTCCAACCTCGAAGGTGGCCGCATCGGCATCGCCGCCCAGGCACTAGGCATTGCCCGCGCGGCGTTCGAAGCGGCCCTGGTCTACTCCCGCGATCGGGTGCAGTTCGACAAGCCGATCATCGAGCACCAGAGCATCGCCAACCTGCTGGCCGACATGCACACCCGCCTGAACGCAGCCCGCCTGCTGATTCTCCATGCCGCACGCCTGCGCAGCGCTGGCAAGCCATGCTTGTCGGAGGCGTCGCAAGCCAAGCTATTTGCTTCGGAAATGGCAGAAAAAGTCTGCTCGTCGGCGATACAGATCCATGGGGGGTATGGGTATCTGGAGGATTATCCGGTGGAGCGCTACTACCGGGATGCGCGCATTACCCAGATCTATGAGGGGTCGAGCGAGATACAGCGGATGGTGATTGCCCGGGAGTTGAAGCACTACCTGGTGTGA
- a CDS encoding enoyl-CoA hydratase, with translation MNYETILLEIKDHVGLITLNRPEALNALNAQIVSELNQALDSLEADPKIGCIVLTGSKKAFAAGADIKEMAELTYPQIYLDDLFSDSDRVANRRKPIIAAVNGFALGGGCELALMCDFILAGDNARFGQPEINLGVLPGMGGTQRLTRAVGKAKAMEMCLTGRFIDAVEAERCGIVARIVPADELLDEALKTAALIASKSVPISMMVKETVNRAFEVSLSEGVRFERRVFHAAFATQDQKEGMAAFVAKRAAQFQDK, from the coding sequence ATGAATTACGAAACGATTTTATTGGAGATCAAGGACCACGTCGGCCTGATCACGCTGAACCGTCCCGAAGCGCTGAACGCCCTCAATGCACAGATCGTCAGCGAGCTTAACCAGGCGCTGGACAGCCTCGAAGCGGACCCGAAGATCGGTTGCATCGTGCTGACCGGCTCGAAAAAAGCCTTCGCCGCTGGCGCCGACATCAAGGAAATGGCCGAACTGACCTACCCGCAGATCTACCTTGATGACCTGTTCAGCGACAGCGACCGCGTTGCCAATCGCCGCAAGCCGATCATCGCGGCGGTGAACGGTTTTGCCTTGGGCGGCGGATGTGAATTGGCCTTGATGTGCGATTTCATCCTGGCCGGCGACAACGCCAGGTTCGGCCAGCCGGAAATCAACCTCGGCGTGTTGCCGGGCATGGGCGGCACCCAACGCCTGACACGCGCGGTAGGCAAGGCCAAGGCCATGGAAATGTGCCTGACCGGGCGCTTTATTGATGCGGTGGAAGCCGAGCGTTGCGGCATCGTCGCGCGCATCGTGCCGGCTGATGAGCTGCTGGACGAAGCACTGAAAACCGCAGCGCTGATTGCCTCCAAATCGGTGCCCATCAGCATGATGGTCAAGGAAACGGTCAACCGCGCCTTCGAAGTCAGCCTGTCCGAAGGCGTGCGTTTCGAACGCCGGGTGTTCCACGCCGCGTTTGCGACCCAGGACCAGAAGGAAGGCATGGCCGCATTCGTGGCCAAGCGTGCTGCGCAATTCCAAGACAAGTAA